Proteins encoded within one genomic window of Guyparkeria hydrothermalis:
- the recB gene encoding exodeoxyribonuclease V subunit beta, which yields MNQLDPITFPLQGSRLIEASAGTGKTFTISLLYLRLVLGHRGPDQRNSRPLTPPEILVSTFTEAAVAELRDRIRARLQQAAWLFGGTLTPDEVDPPLRALFDEFDEAERVRGGFLLQRAAEWMDEAAIFTIHGFCQRMLREHAFHSRALFEQELVTDLDPIVSEAIRDFWRTHGYPLAQRDKRLAGQFARIVETPVRLKERIRDLIRRDGSPVALGDALARASGDLPSPADLLDRLAETQHKADTAEEAARDTWLADAEALHALWQEKREGLHAGTHREAKTAEGFDDWLAGIDAWARGEAGLEAKSRDKLAEPRMKAKWEPPTHPALEAIGDWREAEQFVQAEIAEIQPVIRAFAALWIRERIAALLASKRSMGFEDMLIQMRDSVDADRNPNAGGMIEAIRDQYPVALIDEFQDTDPLQYAIFSAIYPLGEASPVSDEHAIVLIGDPKQAIYSFRGADIHSYLTARQATAGRHANLPRNFRSTKAMVAAVNHLFTLADRHPDGAFRFPADGGDNPVPFAPVEAQGRAARLVDDRVGGELPALTAWVTPPAETWNAGAYVEQLAVRAAGEIAAMLNAGQSGSCGFETDDGARTGLQPRDIAVLVRTADQGQAMRLALTAFGVPAVFLSERASVFGSTEAADMLLWLDALADPSRSDRIRLAVSTTSFALSLEELEEMLRDEVAFDGICQRFYEWHRIWQSQGVLAALMGLLHHFAIPARMLESETRQAKRGERRLTNLLHLAEWLQTVDHDVDGETALIHRLHLAITEGAAEQEIRLEQDSEMVRIVTIHSAKGLQYPVVFLPFAAMIGRDESSAAKSGKGSTEIEPTRRHRHGRNVWDMRPDPTTRDRAARESVAEEIRLLYVALTRAEFACYLGAGPVAIGTKEPNPGKTAFGQFLGFEPGAKASGEEVIAALTDWAEHPAIALTTVPEQRDPRQQRFTPPAEPALVGPRQPVFSTFEPWWISSFSALTASVGHAAPLPAPEAARDEIRLETETLDSIPDASTARSAPVEGIHALPRGAHIGTLLHDLIEAIANDGFSRYADEPERTRALMARSAHPGLRDLDEAQIEVVAALLDTLLATRWAMPQAEHPMALARLSRYQAEMEFWLAVETTDPEQLDRLVRRHVAAGKPRPMLSGQTINGMLKGFIDLTVEHEGRYYLIDWKSNWLGPDAAAYMPEAIERAVLDSRYDLQFVLYLVALHRHLADRLPDYDYDRHVGGAAYVFLRGIEAGDGGNAGVYTCRPDRALIEALDALFTGDAEEVA from the coding sequence ATGAACCAGCTCGACCCGATTACCTTCCCCCTGCAGGGCAGCCGCCTGATCGAGGCGAGCGCGGGCACCGGCAAGACCTTCACCATCTCGCTGCTTTACCTGCGGCTGGTACTGGGACATCGCGGCCCGGACCAGCGCAACTCCCGCCCGCTGACTCCACCCGAGATTCTAGTGAGCACCTTCACCGAAGCGGCGGTGGCCGAGCTGCGTGACCGCATCCGGGCACGTCTGCAGCAGGCGGCGTGGCTGTTCGGCGGCACGTTGACGCCCGACGAGGTCGATCCGCCGCTGCGTGCGCTGTTCGACGAGTTCGACGAGGCCGAGCGCGTGCGCGGCGGCTTTTTGCTGCAACGAGCGGCCGAATGGATGGACGAGGCGGCGATCTTCACCATCCACGGTTTCTGCCAACGCATGCTGCGCGAGCATGCCTTCCACAGCCGCGCGCTGTTCGAGCAGGAGCTGGTCACCGACCTTGACCCCATCGTGAGTGAGGCCATCCGTGACTTCTGGCGCACCCACGGCTACCCGCTGGCACAGCGTGACAAGCGCCTCGCCGGCCAGTTCGCGCGTATCGTGGAAACGCCGGTCAGACTCAAGGAGCGCATTCGCGACCTGATCCGCCGCGACGGGAGTCCGGTGGCGTTGGGCGATGCCCTCGCGAGAGCCTCCGGCGACTTGCCCTCGCCGGCCGATCTGCTCGATCGACTGGCCGAAACGCAGCACAAGGCGGACACCGCCGAAGAGGCGGCGCGCGACACCTGGCTGGCCGACGCCGAAGCGCTGCATGCCCTGTGGCAGGAGAAGCGGGAAGGATTGCACGCCGGCACCCATCGCGAGGCAAAGACGGCCGAAGGCTTTGACGACTGGCTGGCCGGCATCGACGCCTGGGCGCGTGGTGAGGCAGGGCTCGAGGCAAAGTCGCGCGACAAGCTCGCCGAGCCACGCATGAAGGCCAAATGGGAGCCACCAACCCACCCCGCACTGGAGGCCATCGGCGACTGGCGCGAAGCCGAACAATTCGTCCAGGCCGAAATCGCGGAAATCCAGCCGGTGATCCGCGCCTTTGCCGCCCTGTGGATCCGTGAGCGCATCGCCGCACTGCTCGCCAGCAAACGATCCATGGGCTTCGAGGACATGCTGATTCAGATGCGCGACTCGGTCGATGCCGACCGAAACCCGAATGCGGGCGGCATGATCGAGGCGATTCGCGACCAGTACCCGGTGGCGCTGATTGACGAGTTCCAGGACACCGACCCGCTGCAGTACGCCATCTTCTCGGCGATCTATCCGCTCGGCGAGGCGTCCCCTGTCTCCGACGAACACGCCATCGTCCTGATCGGCGATCCCAAGCAGGCCATCTACAGCTTCCGCGGCGCCGATATTCACAGCTACCTGACGGCACGACAGGCGACCGCGGGCCGGCACGCCAACCTGCCGCGCAACTTCCGCTCCACTAAGGCGATGGTCGCTGCGGTGAACCATCTGTTCACGCTTGCCGACCGGCACCCCGACGGCGCCTTCCGCTTTCCGGCCGATGGCGGCGACAACCCTGTCCCGTTCGCGCCTGTCGAGGCCCAGGGACGCGCTGCCCGGCTGGTCGACGACCGCGTTGGCGGCGAGTTGCCCGCCCTCACCGCCTGGGTCACGCCCCCGGCGGAGACCTGGAACGCCGGCGCTTACGTGGAACAGCTCGCGGTGCGCGCCGCCGGCGAGATCGCGGCGATGCTCAATGCCGGCCAGTCGGGAAGCTGCGGCTTCGAGACAGACGACGGTGCGCGCACCGGACTTCAGCCGCGCGACATTGCCGTGCTGGTACGTACGGCAGACCAGGGTCAGGCCATGCGCCTGGCACTGACCGCCTTCGGTGTCCCGGCGGTCTTTCTTTCCGAGCGTGCCTCGGTCTTCGGTTCCACCGAGGCCGCCGACATGCTGCTCTGGCTCGATGCCCTGGCGGACCCTTCCCGCAGCGACCGCATCCGTCTGGCGGTGTCCACCACGAGTTTCGCCCTGTCTCTGGAAGAGCTCGAGGAAATGCTGCGGGACGAGGTTGCCTTTGACGGTATCTGTCAGCGATTCTACGAATGGCATCGTATCTGGCAATCGCAGGGTGTTCTGGCGGCCCTGATGGGCCTGCTTCACCACTTCGCCATTCCCGCCCGCATGCTCGAGTCCGAAACCCGCCAGGCGAAGCGCGGTGAACGCCGCCTGACGAACCTGCTCCACCTGGCTGAATGGTTGCAGACCGTCGACCACGATGTCGACGGCGAGACTGCGCTCATCCATCGCCTCCACCTGGCTATCACCGAGGGGGCGGCGGAGCAGGAGATCCGTCTCGAGCAGGACAGTGAGATGGTGCGCATCGTGACCATTCACAGCGCCAAGGGGCTGCAGTATCCCGTGGTGTTCCTGCCGTTCGCGGCAATGATCGGTCGTGACGAGTCCAGCGCGGCGAAAAGCGGCAAGGGAAGCACGGAAATCGAACCGACCCGGCGGCATCGACACGGCCGGAATGTCTGGGACATGCGTCCCGACCCGACCACGCGGGATCGTGCTGCACGCGAGTCGGTCGCCGAAGAGATCCGCCTGCTTTACGTCGCGCTCACGCGCGCCGAGTTTGCCTGTTATCTGGGGGCGGGGCCGGTCGCCATCGGCACGAAGGAACCCAACCCCGGCAAGACCGCGTTCGGTCAGTTCCTCGGTTTCGAACCGGGGGCAAAGGCCAGCGGCGAGGAAGTCATCGCCGCGCTGACCGACTGGGCCGAGCATCCGGCCATCGCACTCACGACGGTTCCCGAACAACGGGACCCCAGGCAGCAACGCTTCACGCCGCCGGCTGAGCCTGCGCTTGTGGGGCCGAGGCAACCTGTGTTTTCCACGTTCGAGCCGTGGTGGATATCGAGCTTCTCCGCGCTGACCGCCTCGGTCGGGCACGCGGCTCCCCTGCCCGCCCCGGAGGCCGCAAGAGACGAGATTCGGCTGGAGACGGAAACGCTGGATTCGATTCCCGACGCCTCCACGGCCCGTTCAGCCCCCGTGGAAGGTATCCATGCCCTTCCGCGCGGGGCCCATATCGGCACCTTGCTGCATGATCTCATCGAGGCGATCGCCAACGACGGTTTCAGCCGGTATGCCGACGAACCCGAGCGCACCCGTGCGCTTATGGCGCGCTCGGCTCACCCCGGCCTGCGTGATCTGGACGAGGCCCAGATCGAGGTGGTTGCCGCGTTGCTCGACACCCTGCTCGCCACCCGCTGGGCGATGCCACAAGCCGAACACCCGATGGCACTGGCGCGACTGTCCCGCTACCAGGCGGAGATGGAATTCTGGCTGGCGGTCGAGACCACCGATCCGGAGCAACTCGACCGTCTGGTGCGACGACACGTCGCAGCCGGAAAACCGCGCCCCATGCTGTCCGGACAAACCATCAACGGCATGCTCAAGGGCTTTATCGACCTTACCGTCGAGCACGAGGGCCGGTACTACCTGATCGACTGGAAATCCAACTGGCTGGGACCGGATGCCGCCGCCTACATGCCGGAAGCGATCGAACGCGCGGTTCTGGATTCACGATATGACCTGCAGTTCGTCCTCTATCTCGTTGCCTTGCATCGACATCTCGCCGACCGGCTCCCGGACTATGACTACGACCGACACGTCGGCGGGGCTGCCTACGTCTTCCTGCGGGGAATCGAGGCGGGCGATGGCGGCAATGCCGGTGTGTACACCTGCCGCCCCGACCGCGCCTTGATCGAGGCACTCGATGCGCTGTTCACCGGTGATGCGGAGGAAGTGGCATGA
- a CDS encoding C39 family peptidase produces MKPAGIKHIGTKGKRRTTLVAGLVAGLGLVWSVNGAAANVRFAGVLPHGQIIDKPVESMLEHRYRNVVRQQFDFSCGAAALATLLRYAYGLRLDEATVLAGMWGVSDPDLVRTRGFSLLEMKHYLARLGYRGRGYEIDLTRLGRINVPTIVLMDINGYQHFVVLKTVGDGYVHVADPALGNRRYPVEEFIESWPSRTVFAVIGPGFDRRTVLLDDTDIPSSRELHRRSGEVPTAELLDFGFKHADLF; encoded by the coding sequence GTGAAACCGGCTGGCATCAAGCACATCGGGACGAAAGGCAAACGGCGGACCACCCTGGTGGCCGGTCTCGTTGCCGGGCTGGGGCTGGTCTGGAGCGTCAACGGGGCAGCGGCCAACGTGCGTTTTGCCGGGGTGCTGCCTCATGGGCAGATCATCGACAAGCCGGTGGAGAGCATGCTCGAACATCGCTACCGCAACGTCGTTCGCCAGCAGTTCGATTTCTCCTGCGGAGCGGCGGCTCTGGCGACCCTGTTGCGCTATGCCTACGGCCTGCGCCTCGACGAGGCAACCGTGCTTGCCGGCATGTGGGGTGTATCGGATCCGGATCTTGTGCGCACCCGCGGCTTTTCCCTGCTCGAGATGAAGCATTACCTGGCTCGCCTGGGGTATCGCGGGCGTGGCTACGAAATCGATTTGACACGGCTTGGCCGCATCAACGTGCCGACCATCGTGTTGATGGACATCAACGGTTATCAGCACTTCGTGGTGCTCAAGACCGTTGGCGACGGCTACGTGCACGTGGCCGACCCCGCACTGGGGAATCGCCGCTACCCGGTCGAGGAATTCATCGAGAGCTGGCCGTCGCGGACCGTGTTCGCCGTGATCGGTCCCGGCTTCGACAGGCGGACGGTATTGCTCGACGACACGGATATTCCCAGCAGCAGAGAACTTCATCGGCGGTCGGGTGAGGTGCCCACGGCCGAGTTGTTGGACTTCGGATTCAAGCACGCCGATCTCTTCTGA
- a CDS encoding transporter, with the protein MDDRVREVSGRGAAVPVGLSILALGLTMGLSPAALAANEADNVQQMREELESLKQRYVNEVRRLRELDARLMAVQTRLSEAGVEPEGDLQPDMPIGAAAAAEGDTATAPTEEDKRQATRRSVDDFLQQEHVAFDRPLVVEAGFEYSRYDRTQLTLNGFLALDAIFLGNIAVDNVASDTFKYTLAARYGLTPRWNVGVSAPFIQRYTTYQKGGAGGSAAAFAEVDQSSDIALGDTTFNLSYRLLPETVNRPDVVLTGSVIAPTGQEPYGIDWRVIETGEDAEGNAFVRFAIPEEQATGNGLWGVGASVSAVKTLDPALLFANLGYTHYLSRSFDDLNNDPDTVNPGDVELGDSWTVGLGLAFALNDKASLSMSYSQQINGQARTRYDGEDWVDLIGSDANSATLNLGLTYALGPKTTLVTSLGVGLTPDAPDFTLGVRIPYAL; encoded by the coding sequence ATGGATGATCGCGTGAGGGAAGTGAGCGGGCGAGGGGCAGCAGTTCCTGTCGGTCTCTCGATACTCGCACTGGGGCTGACGATGGGGTTGTCACCGGCCGCACTTGCGGCAAACGAGGCCGACAACGTTCAGCAGATGCGTGAAGAGCTGGAATCCCTGAAACAGCGTTACGTCAACGAGGTACGACGACTTCGTGAGCTGGATGCGCGGTTGATGGCCGTCCAGACCCGGCTCTCGGAAGCGGGTGTGGAGCCGGAAGGCGATTTGCAACCCGACATGCCGATCGGTGCCGCGGCAGCCGCCGAAGGGGATACGGCCACGGCGCCCACCGAAGAGGACAAGCGGCAGGCGACCCGGCGCAGCGTCGACGACTTCCTGCAGCAGGAGCACGTCGCCTTCGATCGACCGCTGGTCGTCGAGGCCGGATTCGAGTACAGCCGGTACGACCGGACGCAACTCACGCTCAACGGCTTCCTTGCGCTGGATGCGATCTTCCTCGGCAATATCGCGGTCGACAATGTCGCCAGTGACACCTTCAAGTACACCCTGGCGGCACGCTACGGCCTGACCCCGCGCTGGAACGTCGGCGTCTCCGCACCATTCATCCAGCGTTACACGACCTACCAGAAAGGCGGTGCCGGCGGATCGGCGGCCGCGTTCGCCGAAGTGGATCAGAGCAGTGACATCGCGCTTGGCGACACCACCTTCAACCTCAGTTATCGGCTGTTGCCCGAAACGGTGAACCGGCCCGATGTGGTGCTGACCGGCAGCGTGATCGCTCCGACCGGGCAAGAGCCGTACGGGATCGACTGGCGCGTGATCGAGACCGGCGAGGATGCCGAGGGCAACGCCTTCGTGCGGTTCGCCATTCCCGAGGAGCAGGCCACCGGTAATGGCCTGTGGGGCGTCGGCGCGTCCGTCTCGGCGGTCAAGACACTCGATCCGGCCCTGCTGTTCGCCAATTTGGGCTACACGCACTACCTGTCGCGCAGTTTCGACGACCTGAACAACGATCCGGATACCGTCAATCCGGGCGATGTCGAGCTGGGCGACTCCTGGACGGTGGGGTTGGGGCTGGCCTTCGCGCTCAACGACAAGGCAAGCCTGTCCATGTCCTACTCGCAGCAGATAAACGGCCAGGCCCGGACTCGTTACGACGGGGAGGATTGGGTCGATCTCATTGGCAGCGATGCCAATTCGGCCACCCTCAACCTGGGACTGACGTACGCGCTCGGGCCGAAAACGACGCTGGTCACCAGCCTGGGCGTCGGCCTGACACCGGATGCCCCGGATTTCACCCTTGGAGTGCGCATTCCCTACGCACTCTGA
- the recC gene encoding exodeoxyribonuclease V subunit gamma gives MNRSTDAHASITPGFIVLQGNRLEGLRDLLVQWLDRAPLAPLEDEHVLVQSNGMAQWLRLALGRSRRDGGLGVATAMDLLLPARLQWQCYRAVLGHDAVPPEAPLDKSRLTWRLFRLLRDPSIIDDPVFEPLTHYIDSDEHRAYQLAARLADQFDQYQVYRADWLEHWADNQAILPGPLGHSSEVPAHSGWQPALWRAILADLAEQPPVSLDDDPVPTGYAGRALVHQAFLDRTRQLAERPVDLPRRIVVFGVSALPPQVLEVLGAISRWTQVIFCLQNPCRHYWGDIVEDRHLFRNAYRRIAERKIDASLDDHALHQHAHPLLASWGKQGRDLVRLVDAFDQAPDRVAGTEALNIDLFDEPKADRVLGQIQSDLLDLRPMNEIDAEKRLIESDDASIRFTVAHSPLREVEILQDQLLAAFDADPTLRPRDVIVMVPDMTDYAPAISAVFGRVARTDPRFLPFAISDRPERETHPMRRALDALLRLPDARLTASEVMDLLEVDALRARFDIAADHVALLRHWIETAGIRWGLDGEHRPDFGLPAGIEQNTWRFGLDRLLYAYLAGSDEDWEHIVPVGGMDGMSAEVIGPLHMLVSALKRWRDRLKESHTPTDWVAQFEAMLAAFFDPEAIPAGDDEANPLAERETAVSLRDRILDASVAWLDDCRSAAFDREIGIETARSAWLDRLDEHRLNQRFLVGAVNFATLMPMRAIPFRQVYLLGMDDTAYPRRQPPADFDLMAGRYRPGDRSRREDDRYLFLEALLSARDRLWISWVGRHIRDNHERPASVLVNQLRDHIDRGWSCHDGTNTPSEVLTTEHPLQPFSREYFGREHPELFSYAEEWHRVHHADTSARDPAATESRLVTEEESSVPSLVDLATLLKKPWRVYLHHRLNVPARRDIAIPEDDEPFALDALGESQLSAQLLDRIVNRMQCEPIETLTPETLEQRLPEWIDAAFDRISGSGQLPLSPFDEGLRRAHGEAVGRQLRTWAAFRARYTESLPAFHSGERLVPDGEPPLNGEINDILCDEDDAVRLRLVSGSLHKGKQLKWHRLVGEWPAHLAAQLGGRPVTTYLISESDAHKENLLERPVVMEPIDPARARTILMQLIELWHRAGRMPLPAEPRTQIAWLTAGNETAGRADARKQFQNAAQFDAELVRLWPDVDSLVTHPDFAHVARAMYLPLAQATRGAHQKAILPEGDE, from the coding sequence TTGAATCGCTCCACGGACGCCCACGCATCGATCACCCCCGGCTTCATCGTCCTGCAGGGAAATCGCCTCGAGGGATTGCGGGATCTGCTGGTCCAGTGGCTGGACCGCGCGCCCCTCGCCCCGCTGGAGGACGAACACGTCCTGGTTCAGAGCAACGGCATGGCCCAGTGGCTGCGCCTCGCTCTGGGGCGTTCGCGTCGGGACGGCGGCCTGGGCGTTGCGACCGCGATGGATCTGCTGCTCCCAGCGCGCCTGCAGTGGCAGTGCTACCGCGCGGTTCTGGGGCACGACGCCGTCCCGCCCGAGGCGCCCCTCGACAAGTCGAGACTGACTTGGCGGCTATTCCGTCTGTTGCGCGACCCGTCGATCATCGACGACCCGGTCTTCGAGCCGCTGACCCACTACATCGATAGCGATGAGCACCGTGCCTACCAGCTCGCTGCGCGCCTGGCCGACCAGTTCGACCAATACCAGGTCTATCGCGCCGACTGGCTGGAACACTGGGCCGACAATCAGGCCATCCTGCCCGGTCCGCTCGGCCACTCGTCGGAGGTCCCCGCGCATTCGGGCTGGCAGCCGGCCCTGTGGCGCGCCATCCTTGCCGACCTGGCCGAGCAGCCACCGGTTTCGCTCGACGACGACCCGGTCCCCACCGGCTACGCCGGGCGTGCGCTGGTCCACCAGGCGTTCCTCGATCGCACCAGGCAACTGGCCGAACGCCCGGTCGACCTCCCCCGCCGCATCGTGGTCTTTGGTGTCTCCGCCCTGCCCCCGCAAGTGCTCGAGGTGCTCGGCGCCATCTCCCGCTGGACACAGGTGATCTTCTGCCTGCAGAACCCCTGCCGTCACTACTGGGGCGATATCGTCGAGGATCGGCATCTGTTCCGAAACGCCTACCGTCGCATCGCCGAGCGCAAGATCGACGCTTCGCTGGACGACCACGCCCTGCACCAGCATGCCCATCCGCTGCTCGCATCCTGGGGTAAGCAGGGCCGTGACCTGGTTCGCCTTGTCGACGCCTTCGACCAGGCGCCGGATCGTGTCGCCGGCACCGAAGCGCTCAATATCGACCTGTTCGACGAACCCAAGGCCGACCGGGTGCTCGGTCAGATCCAGTCGGACCTGCTCGACCTGCGGCCGATGAACGAGATCGATGCCGAGAAACGGCTCATCGAGAGCGACGATGCGTCGATTCGCTTCACCGTGGCCCACAGCCCGTTGCGCGAAGTCGAGATCTTGCAGGATCAGCTGCTCGCCGCATTCGATGCCGACCCGACACTGCGGCCGCGCGACGTGATCGTGATGGTCCCCGACATGACCGATTACGCCCCGGCGATCAGTGCGGTGTTCGGCCGCGTCGCGCGTACCGACCCGCGGTTCCTGCCGTTCGCCATCTCGGACCGTCCCGAGCGCGAGACCCACCCCATGCGCCGCGCACTGGATGCCCTGCTGCGCCTGCCGGACGCACGTCTTACCGCAAGCGAGGTCATGGACCTGCTCGAGGTGGACGCCCTGCGCGCCCGTTTCGATATCGCGGCGGACCACGTCGCACTGCTACGACACTGGATCGAGACGGCCGGGATCCGCTGGGGGCTGGACGGTGAGCACCGTCCCGACTTCGGTCTGCCCGCGGGCATCGAGCAGAACACCTGGCGCTTCGGCCTCGACCGCCTGCTGTACGCCTACCTGGCCGGCAGCGACGAAGACTGGGAACACATCGTGCCGGTCGGCGGCATGGATGGGATGAGCGCCGAGGTGATCGGTCCGCTCCACATGCTGGTGAGTGCGCTGAAACGGTGGCGTGATCGCCTCAAGGAATCGCACACGCCGACGGATTGGGTGGCGCAGTTCGAGGCGATGCTGGCCGCATTCTTCGACCCCGAGGCCATTCCGGCTGGCGATGACGAGGCCAACCCGTTGGCCGAGCGGGAAACGGCGGTAAGCCTGCGCGATCGCATCCTCGATGCCAGCGTGGCGTGGCTCGACGACTGCCGATCGGCGGCATTCGACCGTGAAATCGGCATCGAGACCGCCCGCAGCGCCTGGCTCGATCGACTCGACGAGCATCGTCTCAACCAGCGTTTTCTCGTCGGCGCGGTGAATTTCGCGACGCTAATGCCAATGCGGGCCATCCCCTTCCGCCAGGTATACCTCCTCGGAATGGACGACACCGCCTATCCGCGTCGTCAGCCACCGGCCGACTTCGACCTGATGGCCGGTCGCTACCGCCCCGGCGACCGCTCGCGCCGCGAGGATGATCGCTACCTGTTTCTGGAGGCCCTGCTCTCGGCGCGTGACCGGCTGTGGATCAGCTGGGTCGGTCGACATATCCGCGACAATCACGAGCGCCCCGCCTCTGTGCTGGTCAATCAGCTGCGCGACCACATCGATCGCGGCTGGTCGTGCCACGACGGCACGAATACGCCTTCCGAGGTCCTGACGACCGAACACCCGCTGCAACCGTTCAGCCGCGAATATTTCGGCCGCGAGCACCCCGAACTGTTCAGCTACGCCGAGGAATGGCATCGCGTGCATCACGCCGATACGTCCGCCCGCGACCCGGCTGCAACCGAGTCCCGCCTGGTGACGGAGGAAGAGTCGTCCGTGCCATCGCTGGTCGATCTGGCCACCCTTCTCAAAAAGCCCTGGCGTGTGTATCTGCATCACCGCCTGAACGTCCCCGCGCGTCGTGACATCGCGATCCCCGAGGACGACGAACCCTTCGCCCTCGACGCACTGGGTGAATCGCAGCTCAGCGCCCAACTGCTCGACCGCATCGTCAACCGGATGCAATGCGAGCCGATCGAAACCCTCACTCCCGAGACCCTCGAACAGCGACTGCCGGAATGGATCGACGCGGCCTTCGATCGGATCAGCGGAAGTGGGCAACTGCCCCTGTCACCGTTCGACGAAGGCCTGCGTCGGGCTCACGGTGAGGCCGTCGGCCGCCAACTGCGCACCTGGGCCGCCTTTCGGGCCCGCTATACCGAGAGCCTGCCGGCATTCCACTCGGGCGAACGGCTGGTACCCGATGGTGAACCGCCGCTCAACGGGGAAATCAATGACATCCTCTGCGATGAAGACGACGCGGTTCGGCTTCGCCTGGTATCCGGCTCGTTGCACAAGGGCAAGCAGCTCAAATGGCATCGACTGGTTGGCGAATGGCCAGCGCATCTGGCCGCCCAGCTCGGGGGCAGGCCCGTCACGACCTATCTGATCAGTGAATCCGACGCACACAAGGAAAACCTTCTCGAGCGTCCCGTTGTCATGGAACCGATCGACCCGGCTCGGGCGCGGACAATCCTGATGCAACTGATCGAGCTCTGGCACCGTGCCGGACGGATGCCGCTACCCGCCGAACCGCGCACCCAGATCGCGTGGCTCACGGCAGGCAATGAAACCGCCGGCCGGGCGGATGCGCGCAAACAATTCCAGAATGCCGCCCAGTTCGATGCCGAGCTCGTCCGGCTGTGGCCCGACGTCGACAGCCTCGTGACTCATCCCGACTTCGCACACGTCGCCCGCGCCATGTATCTCCCCCTGGCACAGGCGACCCGCGGCGCCCACCAGAAGGCGATCCTGCCGGAGGGTGACGAATGA
- a CDS encoding sigma-54 interaction domain-containing protein, whose amino-acid sequence MSNEGRTTRLLPMLSLRGPDASEEIRQIAGSFLWDVVAVDSPEQLQQLLRRGDVRVALIDLRGAMQTAMSWLPAFAREHPCLQLVALVERAQAENVENAAFLHAYFFDICFAPVEPMRLTFSIGHAWTMAGVASMQYADEGCRLAVDETDELVGQSPAMAAVRRTIRRYAVTSLPVLINGPTGTGKELAARSIHRSSVRASQRFIAVNCGALTPNLVQSELFGHEKGAFTGASRRRIGWVEAANGGTLFLDEIGDLPLDTQTSLLRFLQQGEIQRVGGEATIPVDARIIAATHVDLADAVLNGDFREDLYFRLDVLPLAMPSLAHRGPDVLELAQYFLDRFCDELGVKRKRLAPATEAAMLSYDWPGNIRELMNRLRRGIVLADGPTVSLPDLEALRTGEDNAIVTLAEARERADRDAIVTAIAQAGHNVSEAARLLDVSRCTLHRLIRKHGLAIE is encoded by the coding sequence ATGAGCAACGAAGGCCGGACAACCCGGCTGCTCCCTATGCTCAGTCTGCGCGGCCCCGATGCCAGCGAAGAGATCAGGCAGATCGCCGGGTCCTTTCTCTGGGACGTCGTTGCCGTGGACTCACCGGAACAACTGCAACAGTTGTTGCGGCGTGGGGACGTGCGTGTCGCGTTGATCGATCTGCGCGGCGCCATGCAGACGGCGATGAGCTGGCTTCCGGCCTTCGCTCGTGAGCATCCCTGCCTGCAACTGGTCGCCCTGGTCGAGCGGGCACAGGCCGAGAACGTCGAAAACGCCGCCTTCCTGCACGCCTATTTCTTCGATATCTGCTTTGCGCCCGTCGAACCGATGCGACTGACGTTTTCCATCGGCCACGCCTGGACGATGGCCGGCGTCGCCAGCATGCAGTATGCCGACGAGGGATGCCGACTGGCCGTTGACGAGACCGACGAGCTGGTAGGGCAGAGTCCGGCAATGGCGGCGGTACGTCGCACGATTCGACGCTACGCGGTCACGTCGCTACCGGTACTGATCAACGGACCGACCGGGACCGGCAAGGAACTCGCCGCCCGCTCGATCCACCGTTCCTCCGTGCGAGCGAGCCAGCGCTTTATCGCGGTCAATTGCGGCGCGCTGACGCCCAATCTCGTGCAATCCGAGCTGTTCGGCCACGAGAAGGGCGCATTCACCGGCGCGTCCCGGCGACGCATCGGCTGGGTGGAGGCCGCCAACGGTGGCACGCTGTTCCTCGACGAGATCGGCGACCTGCCACTGGATACCCAGACCAGCTTGCTGAGATTCCTGCAACAGGGCGAAATCCAGCGAGTGGGTGGCGAAGCCACCATCCCGGTGGACGCACGCATTATCGCCGCCACCCATGTCGACCTTGCCGACGCCGTGCTGAACGGCGATTTCCGTGAAGACCTGTACTTCCGTCTCGATGTATTGCCGCTGGCAATGCCTTCCCTGGCCCATCGCGGTCCCGATGTGCTGGAACTGGCCCAGTACTTTCTCGACCGGTTCTGTGACGAGCTTGGGGTCAAGCGAAAGCGTCTCGCTCCGGCCACGGAAGCGGCCATGTTGTCCTATGACTGGCCGGGCAATATCCGTGAGCTGATGAACCGGTTGCGCCGTGGGATCGTGCTGGCCGATGGGCCTACCGTGTCTCTGCCGGATCTGGAGGCTCTCCGGACCGGGGAGGACAACGCGATCGTTACCTTGGCCGAAGCCCGAGAGCGGGCGGATCGCGACGCGATTGTCACGGCGATCGCACAGGCCGGTCATAACGTCAGCGAAGCCGCGCGGCTGCTCGATGTCTCCCGCTGCACACTGCATCGCCTGATCCGCAAACACGGCCTGGCGATCGAGTGA